From Cellulosimicrobium cellulans, the proteins below share one genomic window:
- a CDS encoding GH92 family glycosyl hydrolase, with translation MSLHRTHPPLLRETAGRGVAATVALSLLLSGTTLVTGSVVAQAVPAAQAAAGDFATSFESDDQPLDWTSTPEETAGGPRVDGVVGTAVLERSPSTPSGDDVLGGPTDELGWEGPFQNGVGSVPGTLEATTTPGGDPAQRWAMDAKGETWVQVPMPALERGVTMRAQATLSGSGKVFLNVYSGSSDVGGTYVTLSAEPRTVVVDFTRPSSGGGTPQFQIRTHDTAAVDAVISGTSVRRLVPGSVDFPGDVTDRVAHVTASAENAPNETADKLADGDVATKWLAGARTARVTYELDVATTVTAYALSSANDAPGRDPRAWTLQGSPDGTSWTALDARTNQTFSERFQTRGYTVASPGEYRFYRLDITSNSGSDGTQLAELQLATEPLAATDMTAEVGSGPSSAYTAPSEVGWTGVGALHYGGSQTTDGRGYAYAKVLDVHVPVGEDTELSYTIFPEAAENDLAYASTYAAVDLAFTDGTYLSELGAVDQHGGGLSPQGQGAAKTLYANQWNSVVSRIGEVAAGRTIDRVLVGYDNPDGPGDFSGWIDDVAVTGEPEQPSAEHPSDYVVTTRGTNANGDFSRGNTIPATAVPHGFNFWTPVTNAGTNRWLYEYQNGNDDQNRTAIQAFSLSHEPSPWMGDRQTFQVMPSGAAGTPTANRSERALTFSHDDEVARAHYYGVTFDDGLRTEIAPTDHAAMFRFTFTGDESHLVFDNVTSAGGLTLDAEDGVVSGYTDVSTPGSSAGMTRMFVYGTVDRPVTGSGRLTGGGGGDVTGYLSFDTSDEKVVTLRLATSLMSVDQAKHNLDLEISADDTFDTVKERAQELWDDTLGVIEVEGASHDQLVSLYSNLYRLSLYPNSGHENTGTAEDPVYQHVVQSSASGNPAPEGTTATRTGAPVVDGTVYVNNGFWDTYRTAWPAYSLLYPSTAGELVNGFVQQYEDGGWISRWSAPGYADSMTGTSSDVAFADAYLKDVPGIDVQAAYDAALKNASTVPPDASVGRKGLDPATFLGYTPTSTHESASWSLEDYLNDYGIATMSKKLLDTSDDDDLRHQEYADNYEYYLNRALNYATLFDPTTRFLRGRTEDGSWARSAADFDPEVWGNEFTETDGWNFAFHAVQDGRGLANLLGGTDALGAKLDEFFATPETASKPGSYGGVIHEMREAKAVRQGQWGLSNQVSHHIPYMYAFAGEPSKTAEVVRTALARSFTGNDMGQGYPGDEDNGEMSAWWLFSALGFYPLQVGSPTYAIGSPLFTRATIHLENGEDLVIDAPDNSAENVYVQGVTVDGVAQSATYLTHDQLADGGTIEFDMGPTPSAWGTGADDAPPSITQGDDLPDPLADVTSTWTVTTDEDGTSGDDLVDDTAAAEVAFGSATPSVTFEATGTTARAAMYTLTSAAGDGTDPSAWTLEGSTDGEEWTTLDERADQSFASRLETRAFAIADPGVYRQYRLRVTASTGATTALAEVELLAHTPKVRELADAVAAALDDGRIPASTAERLGAVVAAAQEAEDANDAAGVLEQVRLLRAAVDTTATELLDDRTRDELTLLVSQWLAPSTGLDEIRAQVGALQRSGDVDPATAEALVGLVDDAAAQLDGAHAAGVAQALTGLRDAITGASPEAVTEDARTVLLPLVVALIENPPATQRAASAVRTLMDDYDPEKAWWPSSWWNSAVATNTVIDYMERTGDRSYLAQVDRTFERNKAPFPAGEMSSDEILGSFTSRAIDDAAWWGLTWAAAYDLTGDPKYLDMSVTIAEYVHGYWDTGTCDGGVWWDAEKTYKNAVTNGLYVRLAAELHHRIDGDTVWLDRAQTGWDWLLASGMINEEGLVNDGLTGDCRNNGGTVWSYNQGLAIGAGLELHRATGDADALATAERLADAALSSDALVVDGVLTESCDALDRTCDDNGKQFKGIFMRYLMDLNDATGETRYQEFVDRQAATIWAQDRAAGDRLGVRWAGGESAQHPNVVDWRTQASALSALVAATPQAPQVRVEAQVRCLAGTAYVAVRAHNQGAGPLDIGVTTPFGEKSFAGVAGGANGYQSFSSRGNAVEAGSVTVTAVPSGGGPRVTQEVAFPARTC, from the coding sequence ATGTCACTTCACCGAACGCACCCACCCCTGCTCCGGGAGACGGCGGGCCGAGGCGTCGCCGCGACCGTCGCGCTGAGCCTGCTGCTCAGCGGCACCACGCTCGTGACCGGCTCGGTCGTCGCCCAGGCCGTGCCCGCGGCGCAGGCCGCTGCCGGCGACTTCGCGACGTCGTTCGAGTCCGACGACCAGCCCCTCGACTGGACGAGCACGCCCGAGGAGACGGCGGGCGGCCCGCGGGTCGACGGCGTCGTCGGCACCGCGGTCCTCGAGCGCAGCCCGAGCACCCCCAGCGGTGACGACGTGCTGGGCGGCCCGACCGACGAGCTCGGGTGGGAGGGCCCGTTCCAGAACGGGGTGGGTTCGGTGCCCGGGACGCTCGAGGCGACCACCACCCCGGGTGGCGACCCCGCCCAGCGCTGGGCGATGGACGCGAAGGGTGAGACGTGGGTGCAGGTGCCGATGCCCGCGCTCGAGCGCGGCGTGACGATGCGCGCCCAGGCGACCCTGTCGGGGTCGGGCAAGGTCTTCCTCAACGTCTACAGCGGGAGCTCCGACGTCGGCGGCACGTACGTGACGCTCTCCGCCGAGCCGCGGACGGTCGTCGTGGACTTCACACGTCCCTCCTCCGGCGGCGGCACGCCGCAGTTCCAGATCCGCACGCACGACACCGCGGCCGTGGACGCCGTGATCTCGGGGACCTCGGTCCGGCGCCTCGTCCCCGGGAGCGTGGACTTCCCGGGCGACGTGACGGACCGCGTCGCGCACGTCACCGCGAGCGCGGAGAACGCGCCGAACGAGACCGCGGACAAGCTGGCGGACGGCGACGTCGCGACGAAGTGGCTCGCCGGCGCCCGGACCGCCCGGGTCACGTACGAGCTCGACGTGGCGACCACGGTCACGGCGTACGCGCTGTCCTCCGCGAACGACGCGCCGGGCCGCGACCCGCGCGCCTGGACGCTCCAGGGCTCTCCGGACGGCACGAGCTGGACCGCGCTGGACGCACGGACGAACCAGACCTTCTCCGAGCGGTTCCAGACGCGTGGCTACACGGTCGCCTCGCCCGGGGAGTACCGGTTCTACCGGCTCGACATCACGTCCAACAGCGGGAGCGACGGCACGCAGCTCGCCGAGCTGCAGCTCGCGACCGAGCCGCTCGCCGCGACGGACATGACCGCCGAGGTCGGGTCCGGCCCGAGCAGCGCGTACACCGCGCCGTCGGAGGTCGGCTGGACCGGTGTCGGTGCGCTCCACTATGGCGGCAGCCAGACGACGGACGGCCGCGGGTACGCGTACGCGAAGGTGCTCGACGTCCACGTCCCCGTCGGCGAGGACACCGAGCTCTCCTACACGATCTTCCCCGAGGCGGCGGAGAACGACCTCGCCTACGCGAGCACGTACGCCGCCGTCGACCTCGCGTTCACCGACGGGACGTACCTCAGCGAGCTCGGCGCCGTCGACCAGCACGGCGGCGGCCTGAGCCCGCAGGGCCAGGGCGCGGCGAAGACGCTGTACGCGAACCAGTGGAACTCCGTGGTCTCCCGGATCGGCGAGGTCGCGGCCGGCCGGACCATCGACCGCGTGCTCGTCGGCTACGACAACCCCGACGGCCCGGGTGACTTCAGCGGCTGGATCGACGACGTCGCCGTGACCGGCGAGCCCGAGCAGCCGAGCGCGGAGCACCCGTCCGACTACGTGGTCACGACCCGCGGGACCAACGCGAACGGCGACTTCTCGCGCGGGAACACGATCCCCGCGACCGCGGTGCCGCACGGGTTCAACTTCTGGACCCCGGTGACGAACGCCGGCACGAACCGCTGGCTGTACGAGTACCAGAACGGCAACGACGACCAGAACCGGACGGCGATCCAGGCGTTCTCGCTGAGCCACGAGCCGAGCCCGTGGATGGGCGACCGGCAGACGTTCCAGGTCATGCCGTCCGGGGCCGCCGGGACGCCCACGGCGAACCGGTCCGAGCGCGCCCTGACGTTCAGCCACGACGACGAGGTCGCGCGCGCCCACTACTACGGCGTGACGTTCGACGACGGCCTGCGCACCGAGATCGCGCCGACCGACCACGCGGCGATGTTCCGGTTCACGTTCACCGGCGACGAGTCGCACCTGGTCTTCGACAACGTGACCAGCGCCGGCGGCCTGACCCTCGACGCCGAGGACGGCGTCGTCTCGGGCTACACGGACGTGAGCACGCCCGGCAGCTCGGCGGGCATGACGCGCATGTTCGTCTACGGCACGGTCGACCGTCCGGTGACCGGCAGCGGCCGCCTCACGGGTGGGGGCGGCGGCGACGTGACGGGCTACCTGTCGTTCGACACGTCCGACGAGAAGGTCGTGACGCTGCGCCTCGCGACGTCGCTCATGAGCGTGGACCAGGCGAAGCACAACCTCGACCTCGAGATCTCCGCGGACGACACGTTCGACACGGTGAAGGAGCGCGCGCAGGAGCTCTGGGACGACACGCTCGGCGTGATCGAGGTCGAGGGCGCGAGCCACGACCAGCTCGTCTCGCTCTACTCGAACCTCTACCGCCTGAGCCTCTACCCGAACTCGGGCCACGAGAACACGGGCACGGCGGAGGACCCGGTCTACCAGCACGTGGTGCAGTCCTCGGCCTCCGGCAACCCCGCGCCCGAGGGCACGACGGCGACCCGGACCGGGGCACCCGTCGTGGACGGCACGGTCTACGTCAACAACGGCTTCTGGGACACCTACCGCACCGCGTGGCCCGCGTACTCGCTGCTCTACCCGAGCACGGCGGGCGAGCTCGTCAACGGCTTCGTGCAGCAGTACGAGGACGGCGGCTGGATCTCGCGGTGGTCCGCCCCGGGCTACGCGGACAGCATGACCGGCACGAGCTCGGACGTCGCGTTCGCCGACGCCTACCTCAAGGACGTGCCCGGGATCGACGTGCAGGCCGCGTACGACGCCGCGCTCAAGAACGCGTCGACCGTGCCGCCGGACGCGAGCGTGGGGCGCAAGGGCCTCGACCCCGCGACGTTCCTCGGCTACACGCCGACGTCGACGCACGAGAGCGCGTCGTGGTCGCTCGAGGACTACCTCAACGACTACGGCATCGCGACGATGTCGAAGAAGCTGCTCGACACGAGCGACGACGACGACCTGCGCCACCAGGAGTACGCGGACAACTACGAGTACTACCTGAACCGCGCCCTCAACTATGCGACGCTGTTCGACCCCACGACGCGCTTCCTGCGGGGCCGGACCGAGGACGGCTCGTGGGCACGGTCGGCGGCCGACTTCGACCCCGAGGTCTGGGGCAACGAGTTCACCGAGACCGACGGCTGGAACTTCGCGTTCCACGCCGTGCAGGACGGCCGGGGCCTGGCCAACCTCCTCGGCGGCACCGACGCTCTCGGCGCCAAGCTCGACGAGTTCTTCGCCACGCCGGAGACGGCGTCCAAGCCCGGGTCGTACGGCGGCGTCATCCACGAGATGCGCGAGGCCAAGGCGGTGCGCCAGGGCCAGTGGGGCCTGAGCAACCAGGTCTCGCACCACATCCCGTACATGTACGCCTTCGCGGGCGAGCCGTCCAAGACGGCCGAGGTCGTGCGGACCGCGCTGGCCCGCTCGTTCACGGGCAACGACATGGGCCAGGGCTACCCCGGCGACGAGGACAACGGCGAGATGTCGGCCTGGTGGCTGTTCAGCGCGCTCGGGTTCTACCCGCTGCAGGTCGGCAGCCCGACGTACGCGATCGGCTCCCCGCTGTTCACGCGCGCGACGATCCACCTCGAGAACGGCGAGGACCTCGTCATCGACGCGCCGGACAACAGCGCGGAGAACGTCTACGTGCAGGGCGTGACGGTGGACGGCGTCGCGCAGTCCGCGACGTACCTCACGCACGACCAGCTCGCCGACGGCGGCACGATCGAGTTCGACATGGGCCCGACGCCGTCCGCGTGGGGCACCGGCGCGGACGACGCCCCGCCGTCGATCACGCAGGGCGACGACCTGCCCGACCCGCTCGCGGACGTGACGAGCACGTGGACGGTCACGACCGACGAGGACGGCACCTCCGGCGACGACCTCGTCGACGACACCGCCGCCGCGGAGGTCGCCTTCGGCTCGGCCACGCCGAGCGTGACGTTCGAGGCGACGGGGACGACGGCGCGGGCGGCGATGTACACGCTCACGTCGGCCGCGGGCGACGGGACGGACCCGAGCGCCTGGACCCTCGAGGGGTCGACGGACGGGGAGGAGTGGACGACGCTCGACGAGCGCGCGGACCAGTCGTTCGCGTCCCGCCTCGAGACGCGGGCCTTCGCGATCGCCGACCCGGGCGTGTACCGCCAGTACCGGCTGCGCGTCACGGCCTCGACGGGCGCGACGACGGCGCTCGCGGAGGTCGAGCTCCTCGCGCACACCCCGAAGGTGCGCGAGCTCGCCGACGCCGTCGCCGCGGCGCTCGACGACGGCCGCATCCCGGCGAGCACGGCGGAACGGCTGGGGGCCGTCGTGGCGGCGGCGCAGGAGGCCGAGGACGCGAACGACGCGGCCGGGGTGCTGGAGCAGGTCCGCCTGCTGCGTGCCGCCGTCGACACGACCGCGACCGAGCTCCTCGACGACCGGACGCGCGACGAGCTCACGCTGCTCGTCTCGCAGTGGCTCGCGCCGAGCACCGGCCTGGACGAGATCCGCGCCCAGGTCGGAGCCCTGCAGCGCAGCGGTGACGTGGACCCCGCGACGGCGGAGGCGCTCGTCGGCCTCGTCGACGACGCGGCCGCGCAGCTCGACGGCGCCCACGCGGCGGGTGTCGCGCAGGCGCTGACCGGGCTGCGGGACGCGATCACGGGCGCGTCCCCCGAGGCGGTGACCGAGGACGCCCGCACGGTGCTCCTGCCGCTGGTCGTCGCCCTGATCGAGAACCCGCCCGCCACGCAGCGCGCGGCGAGCGCCGTCCGCACGCTCATGGACGACTACGACCCCGAGAAGGCGTGGTGGCCGTCGAGCTGGTGGAACTCCGCCGTCGCGACGAACACGGTGATCGACTACATGGAGCGCACGGGCGACCGGAGCTATCTGGCCCAGGTCGACCGTACGTTCGAGCGGAACAAGGCCCCGTTCCCCGCTGGCGAGATGTCGAGCGACGAGATCCTCGGCAGCTTCACGAGCCGCGCGATCGACGACGCCGCGTGGTGGGGCCTCACCTGGGCCGCCGCGTACGACCTGACGGGAGACCCGAAGTACCTCGACATGTCGGTCACGATCGCCGAGTACGTGCACGGCTACTGGGACACGGGCACGTGCGACGGCGGCGTGTGGTGGGACGCCGAGAAGACGTACAAGAACGCCGTGACCAACGGGCTGTACGTCCGGCTGGCCGCCGAGCTCCACCACCGCATCGACGGCGACACGGTGTGGCTGGACCGCGCGCAGACCGGCTGGGACTGGCTCCTCGCCAGCGGGATGATCAACGAGGAGGGCCTCGTCAACGACGGGCTCACGGGCGACTGCCGCAACAACGGCGGCACCGTCTGGAGCTACAACCAGGGCCTCGCGATCGGTGCGGGCCTCGAGCTCCACCGGGCCACGGGAGACGCGGACGCCCTGGCGACCGCGGAGCGCCTCGCGGACGCCGCGCTGTCCTCGGACGCGCTCGTCGTGGACGGGGTCCTCACCGAGAGCTGCGACGCCCTCGACCGGACCTGTGACGACAACGGCAAGCAGTTCAAGGGCATCTTCATGCGGTACCTCATGGACCTCAACGACGCCACGGGCGAGACGCGGTACCAGGAGTTCGTGGACCGGCAAGCAGCGACGATCTGGGCGCAGGACCGCGCGGCGGGCGACCGCCTCGGCGTCCGGTGGGCCGGAGGCGAGTCGGCGCAGCACCCGAACGTGGTCGACTGGCGCACCCAGGCGAGCGCGCTGAGCGCCCTGGTCGCCGCGACGCCGCAGGCGCCGCAGGTCCGGGTCGAGGCGCAGGTCCGGTGCCTCGCCGGCACGGCGTACGTCGCCGTCCGCGCCCACAACCAGGGCGCCGGGCCGCTCGACATCGGCGTCACGACCCCGTTCGGCGAGAAGTCGTTCGCCGGGGTCGCCGGCGGCGCGAACGGCTACCAGTCGTTCTCCTCCCGGGGGAACGCCGTCGAGGCGGGCAGCGTCACCGTGACGGCCGTCCCGTCCGGCGGCGGCCCGCGCGTCACGCAGGAGGTGGCGTTCCCCGCGCGGACCTGCTGA
- a CDS encoding alpha,alpha-trehalose-phosphate synthase (UDP-forming) — MVANRLPVDFTVGPGGDVEWNRSPGGLVTALEPVMQASDGAWVGWSGAPDLASEPFDADDMRLVPVTLSADEIERYYEGFSNDTLWPLYHDVISPPTYHRTWWEAYRRVNQRFADAAVAQVSPGGVVWVHDYQLQLVPQMIRAQRPDVRIGFFNHIPFPPLELFQQLPWRRQVLDGLLGADLVGFQRASDAANFIRAVRRLRAHTTRGPMITVPGEGGHDRHVRAAAFPISIDSRRFDELARTPEVQQRAREIRADLGDPDIMMLGVDRLDYTKGIRHRIKAYGELLQDGRLDVEHATLVQVASPSRENVDAYQELREHVEGLVGRINGEYAEIGHAAIHYLHHSYPAEEMAALYLAADVMLVTALRDGMNLVAKEYVAARSDDRGVLVLSEFTGAADELSSGALLVNPHDIDGMKDIIVAAAHMDHREQRKRMRRLRRKVLNDDVAKWSESFLGVLTAMPSRVPHRRPGDARQDGAQADVAAEVGA; from the coding sequence GTGGTGGCCAACCGGCTGCCCGTGGACTTCACGGTCGGACCCGGCGGCGACGTCGAGTGGAACCGCTCGCCGGGCGGCCTCGTCACGGCTCTCGAGCCCGTCATGCAGGCGTCCGACGGCGCGTGGGTCGGCTGGTCCGGCGCGCCCGACCTCGCGAGCGAGCCGTTCGACGCGGACGACATGCGCCTCGTGCCCGTCACCCTCTCCGCCGACGAGATCGAGCGCTACTACGAGGGCTTCTCCAACGACACGCTCTGGCCGCTCTACCACGACGTCATCTCGCCGCCCACGTACCACCGCACGTGGTGGGAGGCGTACCGCCGCGTCAACCAGCGCTTCGCCGACGCTGCCGTCGCGCAGGTCTCGCCGGGCGGCGTCGTGTGGGTGCACGACTACCAGCTCCAGCTCGTGCCGCAGATGATCCGCGCCCAGCGCCCCGACGTGCGGATCGGGTTCTTCAACCACATCCCCTTCCCGCCGCTCGAGCTGTTCCAGCAGCTCCCGTGGCGCCGGCAGGTGCTCGACGGCCTCCTGGGGGCCGACCTCGTGGGCTTCCAGCGCGCGAGCGACGCGGCGAACTTCATCCGCGCGGTGCGCCGCCTGCGCGCCCACACGACCCGCGGGCCCATGATCACGGTGCCGGGCGAGGGCGGTCACGACCGCCACGTGCGCGCCGCCGCCTTCCCCATCTCGATCGACTCGCGCCGCTTCGACGAGCTCGCGCGCACCCCCGAGGTGCAGCAGAGGGCGCGCGAGATCCGCGCCGACCTGGGCGACCCGGACATCATGATGCTCGGCGTCGACCGGCTGGACTACACCAAGGGCATCCGGCACCGCATCAAGGCGTACGGCGAGCTCCTGCAAGACGGGCGACTCGACGTCGAGCACGCGACCCTCGTGCAGGTCGCGAGCCCGAGCCGCGAGAACGTGGACGCCTACCAGGAGCTGCGCGAGCACGTCGAGGGGCTGGTCGGTCGGATCAACGGCGAGTACGCCGAGATCGGGCACGCCGCGATCCACTACCTGCACCACTCCTACCCGGCCGAGGAGATGGCCGCGCTGTACCTGGCGGCGGACGTCATGCTCGTGACCGCGCTGCGCGACGGCATGAACCTCGTCGCGAAGGAGTACGTCGCCGCCCGTTCCGACGACCGCGGGGTGCTCGTGCTCTCGGAGTTCACGGGCGCCGCGGACGAGCTCTCGTCCGGTGCGCTGCTCGTCAACCCGCACGACATCGACGGGATGAAGGACATCATCGTGGCGGCCGCGCACATGGACCACCGCGAGCAGCGCAAGCGCATGCGCCGTCTGCGCCGCAAGGTCCTCAACGACGACGTCGCGAAGTGGTCGGAGTCGTTCCTCGGCGTCCTCACGGCCATGCCGTCGCGCGTGCCGCACCGCCGGCCGGGCGACGCGCGCCAGGACGGGGCGCAGGCCGACGTCGCCGCGGAGGTCGGCGCGTGA
- a CDS encoding DsbA family protein has protein sequence MPSNEAQTKAQRREAARAEALALREAQAKRDKRNRLITIGALVAGVLVLVGVFLAVWIPAMKDQNKTVDAVAAGNLADVTGPSTARDDGGIPMGVDGAAGTESDGAVEVGVYLDYMCPICGQFEETNGPTLDQLRESGDVTVVLHPVAILDRMANAQQFSTRSAAAAAWVADRAPEQMNAFNAIMFQNQPEENKETLTDEQIADLAEQAGVPADVAAGIADGTAVETFGDWAATATSLVTQDEALANPQSGGFGTPTITIDGERWDGNWSDPNALSAAVTAAQG, from the coding sequence ATGCCCAGCAACGAAGCCCAGACCAAGGCCCAGCGCCGCGAGGCCGCGCGCGCGGAGGCCCTCGCGCTGCGCGAGGCGCAGGCCAAGCGCGACAAGCGGAACCGCCTCATCACGATCGGAGCGCTCGTCGCGGGCGTCCTCGTCCTCGTCGGCGTGTTCCTCGCCGTGTGGATCCCGGCCATGAAGGACCAGAACAAGACGGTCGACGCCGTCGCGGCGGGCAACCTCGCCGACGTGACCGGCCCGTCCACCGCGCGCGACGACGGCGGCATCCCCATGGGCGTCGACGGCGCCGCGGGGACGGAGAGCGACGGCGCGGTCGAGGTCGGCGTGTACCTCGACTACATGTGCCCCATCTGCGGCCAGTTCGAGGAGACGAACGGCCCGACGCTCGACCAGCTCCGCGAGTCGGGCGACGTCACCGTCGTGCTGCACCCGGTCGCGATCCTCGACCGCATGGCGAACGCCCAGCAGTTCTCGACCCGCTCCGCGGCGGCCGCGGCGTGGGTCGCGGACCGTGCGCCGGAGCAGATGAACGCGTTCAACGCGATCATGTTCCAGAACCAGCCCGAGGAGAACAAGGAGACGCTCACCGACGAGCAGATCGCGGACCTGGCCGAGCAGGCGGGCGTCCCGGCCGATGTCGCGGCGGGCATCGCCGACGGGACCGCGGTCGAGACGTTCGGCGACTGGGCCGCCACCGCGACGAGCCTCGTCACCCAGGACGAGGCGCTCGCGAACCCGCAGTCGGGCGGCTTCGGGACGCCGACGATCACGATCGACGGCGAGCGCTGGGACGGCAACTGGAGCGACCCGAACGCTCTCTCCGCCGCCGTCACGGCCGCGCAGGGCTGA
- the otsB gene encoding trehalose-phosphatase produces MTRPDGGALLPGSLPGPVADAVRAFAADGADAPHPRLVALDFDGTLAPLVDDPHAARMAPAARAAVDRLGAACAGTTTRLALVSGRHLADLAERSLPPAGTFLVGSHGAETGVVTPAGLEAVALELTPEQADRLDALRAGLADAVAGREGAWVQEKPSAAVLHTRLASVADTRAAEDEADAVAERLGLHAMHGKDVVEVAVVETSKGEAVDRLRDVVGHHTGLPAARTRVLYAGDDTTDETAFAVLGPGDLGVKVGDGTTLAAQRVPDADALAAVLDLLADLLERPRS; encoded by the coding sequence GTGACCCGGCCCGACGGCGGCGCCCTGCTGCCGGGGAGCCTGCCCGGGCCCGTCGCCGACGCCGTCCGGGCGTTCGCGGCGGACGGCGCCGACGCCCCGCACCCGCGGCTCGTCGCGCTCGACTTCGACGGGACGCTCGCGCCGCTCGTCGACGACCCGCACGCGGCGCGCATGGCGCCGGCGGCGCGGGCGGCCGTCGACCGCCTCGGGGCCGCGTGCGCCGGGACGACGACGCGCCTCGCCCTGGTCTCCGGGCGCCACCTCGCGGACCTGGCGGAGCGCAGCCTGCCGCCCGCCGGGACGTTCCTCGTGGGCAGCCACGGCGCGGAGACGGGCGTCGTCACGCCCGCCGGGCTCGAGGCCGTCGCGCTCGAGCTGACCCCGGAGCAGGCGGACCGGCTCGACGCGCTGCGCGCGGGGCTCGCGGACGCCGTGGCGGGGCGCGAGGGAGCCTGGGTCCAGGAGAAGCCGAGCGCCGCCGTCCTGCACACGCGCCTCGCGTCCGTGGCGGACACGCGCGCCGCCGAGGACGAGGCGGACGCGGTCGCCGAGCGCCTCGGGCTGCACGCGATGCACGGCAAGGACGTGGTCGAGGTCGCCGTCGTCGAGACCTCGAAGGGCGAGGCGGTCGACCGGCTGCGGGACGTCGTCGGGCACCACACGGGCCTCCCGGCCGCGCGGACGCGCGTGCTGTACGCCGGGGACGACACGACGGACGAGACCGCGTTCGCCGTGCTCGGCCCGGGCGACCTCGGGGTCAAGGTGGGCGACGGCACGACGCTCGCCGCGCAGCGGGTGCCGGACGCGGACGCGCTGGCCGCGGTGCTCGACCTGCTCGCCGACCTGCTGGAGCGCCCGCGCTCCTGA
- a CDS encoding serine/threonine-protein kinase → MEEPTQRVDARTALGGPARGHALGPAPGNEVGGYLIGARLGSGAMGTVHSAHDGGGNLVAIKLLHAHVDLDAAAQGRERLRREALALQRLRHPAVAQILDVELDGPDAFIVTELVDGPTLEDEVAEGGPLDAWDLYELADQLAAALESVHAAGVVHRDLKPSNVMVSSRGPVLIDFGIAQGLEDARVTSTGLVMGTPGYLAPELLEGAAPSVGSDWWGWAALLAYAATGRAPFGVRPTDVVLARARSGRPDLAGLGPVTARVLAGALHADPAQRLGPTEVVAALRHAADTGDVAPATQVVGPPTGPTQVVPPVAVVPGGTGAQAWAGQAQVVPPPLPTSQSQVNDGRTMAVPAGHDLMDDLGAPPVGEDGEPLYVRPAPAARRTALLLLAAPLVLLGMLHPGVAFVVLSVLVVLARVVGVTTESLHARRERRGVSPRDTVRAVAASPWYVVRAAVGALPSLLVAACAGVLVVVAGWWLLESDRWVVVEGADGGNSPVVTTVILGLASLAAVVLAWAGPLTHLTRYGTRTALARLAPGRTGTLVLAGVGLALTVLCVVLLAGDPEVTWWPFPGPPSLR, encoded by the coding sequence ATGGAGGAGCCCACGCAGCGCGTCGACGCGCGGACCGCCCTCGGCGGCCCGGCGCGCGGGCACGCGCTGGGGCCCGCACCGGGCAACGAGGTCGGGGGCTACCTCATCGGCGCGCGGCTCGGGTCGGGCGCCATGGGCACCGTCCACAGCGCGCACGACGGCGGCGGGAACCTCGTCGCGATCAAGCTCCTGCACGCGCACGTCGACCTCGACGCCGCGGCCCAGGGACGTGAGCGGCTGCGCCGCGAGGCGCTCGCCCTCCAGCGGCTGCGGCACCCCGCCGTCGCGCAGATCCTCGACGTCGAGCTCGACGGCCCCGACGCGTTCATCGTCACCGAGCTCGTCGACGGCCCGACCCTCGAGGACGAGGTCGCCGAGGGCGGCCCGCTCGACGCGTGGGACCTCTACGAGCTCGCCGACCAGCTCGCGGCCGCGCTCGAGTCCGTGCACGCGGCGGGCGTCGTGCACCGCGACCTCAAGCCGAGCAACGTCATGGTCTCCTCGCGCGGGCCCGTGCTCATCGACTTCGGCATCGCGCAGGGCCTCGAGGACGCGCGCGTCACGTCCACCGGGCTCGTCATGGGGACGCCGGGCTACCTCGCGCCCGAGCTGCTCGAGGGCGCCGCCCCGAGCGTCGGGAGCGACTGGTGGGGCTGGGCCGCGCTCCTCGCCTACGCCGCGACCGGCCGGGCCCCGTTCGGGGTGCGGCCGACCGACGTCGTCCTGGCCCGTGCCCGCAGCGGGCGGCCCGACCTCGCCGGCCTCGGGCCCGTCACGGCGCGCGTGCTCGCCGGGGCCCTGCACGCCGACCCCGCCCAGCGGCTCGGCCCGACCGAGGTCGTCGCCGCGCTGCGGCACGCGGCCGACACGGGCGACGTCGCCCCCGCGACCCAGGTCGTCGGCCCGCCGACAGGCCCCACGCAGGTCGTGCCGCCCGTCGCCGTCGTGCCGGGAGGCACGGGCGCGCAGGCCTGGGCGGGCCAGGCGCAGGTCGTGCCGCCGCCCCTGCCCACGTCGCAGTCCCAGGTCAACGACGGCCGCACCATGGCCGTCCCGGCGGGGCACGACCTCATGGACGACCTCGGGGCGCCGCCCGTGGGGGAGGACGGCGAACCGCTCTACGTGCGGCCCGCGCCCGCCGCGCGCCGTACCGCGCTGCTCCTCCTCGCGGCCCCGCTCGTCCTGCTCGGCATGCTCCACCCGGGCGTCGCGTTCGTCGTCCTGTCCGTCCTCGTCGTCCTCGCGCGCGTCGTCGGGGTGACGACGGAGTCGCTGCACGCGCGGCGCGAGCGGCGCGGCGTCTCCCCCCGGGACACGGTGCGGGCCGTCGCGGCCTCGCCCTGGTACGTCGTGCGCGCCGCCGTCGGGGCGCTCCCGTCGCTGCTCGTCGCGGCGTGCGCCGGCGTGCTCGTCGTCGTGGCCGGGTGGTGGCTGCTGGAGTCCGACCGCTGGGTCGTCGTCGAGGGCGCGGACGGCGGGAACTCGCCGGTCGTCACGACCGTGATCCTGGGCCTCGCGTCGCTCGCGGCCGTCGTGCTCGCGTGGGCCGGGCCGCTGACCCACCTCACGCGCTACGGGACGCGGACCGCGCTCGCGCGGCTCGCCCCGGGCCGGACCGGGACCCTCGTGCTCGCGGGGGTCGGGCTCGCCCTCACGGTCCTGTGCGTCGTCCTCCTCGCGGGCGACCCCGAGGTCACGTGGTGGCCCTTCCCCGGGCCCCCGTCGCTGCGCTGA